One genomic window of Medicago truncatula cultivar Jemalong A17 chromosome 1, MtrunA17r5.0-ANR, whole genome shotgun sequence includes the following:
- the LOC25482594 gene encoding extensin-2 isoform X2, with amino-acid sequence MTARASCPKMGHFWPQMAMALAIVLISTTMVSASDSYIYSSPPPPYEYKSPPPPSPSPPPPYVYKSPPPPSSSPPPPYEHKAPSYEYKSPPPPTSSPPPPYVYKSPPPPSPSPSPPYVYKSPPPPSPSPPPPYVYKSPPPPSPSPPPPYYYKSPPPPSPSPPPPYYYKSPPPPSPSPPPPYYYKSPPPPSPSPPPPYYYKSPPPPSPSPPPPYYYKSPTPPSPSSPPPYIHKDPPYYYKSPPPPSPSPPPPYYYKSPPPPSPSPPPPYYYKSPPPPSPSPPPPYYYKSPPPPSPIPHTPYYYKSPPPPSPSPPPPYYYKSPPPPSPIPHTPYYYKSPPPPSPSPPPPYYYKSPPPPSPIPRTPYYYKSPPPPSPSPPPPYYYKSPPPPSPIPRTPYYYKSPPPPSPSPPPPYYYKSPPPPSPSPPPPYYYKSPPPPSPIPHTPYYYKSPPPPKVLPPPYYYNSPPPPVVYPHPYPYHHSLIVRVVGKVYSFRCYDWNYPAKSHNKKHLKGAVVEVTCKAGSKIVKAYGKTKNNGKYAITVKDFDYVKYGSTVCKATLYAPPKGSPFNIPTKLNQGTKLYLKSKDKYEVVLKAKPFAYASKKHFKECEKPKPSPTPFYNSPPPPVHYYSPPYYYKSPPPPVKAAPTPYYYKSPPPPAPVYKYNSPPPPVHYYSPPYTYKSPPPPVKTAPTPYYYKSPPPPAPVYKYNSPPPPVHYYSPPYTYKSPPPPVKTAPTPYYYKSPPPPAPVYKYNSPPPPVHYYSPPYTYKSPPPPVKVAPTPYYYKSPPPPAPVYKYNSPPPPVHYYSPPYYYKSPPPPSPSPPPPYYYKSPPPPKEISHPPYYYKSPPPPSPSPPPPYYYKSPPPPSPSPPPPYYYKSPPPPSPSPPPPYYYKSPAPPSPSPPPPYYYKSPPPPSPAPPPPYYYKSPPPPSPSPPPPYYYKSPPPPSPSPQHPYYYKSPPPPSPSPPPPYYYKSPPPPSPSPPPPYYYKSPPPPSPSPPPPYYYKSPPPPSPSPPPPYYYKSPPPPSPSPPPPYYYKSPPPPSPSPPPPYHYQSPPPPSPISHPPYYYKSPPPPSPSPPPPYHYVSPPPPVKSPPPSVYVYASPPPPIYH; translated from the exons ATGACTGCTAGGGCTAGTTGCCCCAAAATGGGGCATTTTTGGCCACAAATGGCAATGGCATTGGCCATTGTTTTGATTTCTACTACTATGGTTTCTGCTTCTGATAGCTACATTTACTCTTCGCCTCCACCACCTTATGAGTACAAGTCCCCACCACCGCCGTCTCCCTCACCACCTCCTCCTTATGTGTATAAGTCACCACCTCCCCCATCCTCGTCACCCCCACCACCATATGAGCACAAGGCTCCATCTTATGAGTACAagtcaccaccaccaccaacttCTTCACCACCACCTCCTTATGTATACAagtcaccaccaccaccatctccTTCACCGTCACCTCCTTATGTGTACAAGTCACCACCACCTCCATCCCCATCACCCCCACCTCCTTACGTGTACAAGTCACCACCACCACCCTCGCCTTCCCCGCCCCCACCATACTATTACAAGTCTCCTCCACCACCCTCGCCTTCCCCACCGCCACCATACTATTACAAGAGTCCTCCACCACCCTCTCCTTCACCTCCACCTCCTTACTACTATAAATCGCCTCCACCACCCTCACCTTCCCCTCCCCCACCATACTATTACAAGTCTCCTCCACCACCATCTCCCTCACCACCTCCTCCATATTACTACAAGTCTCCCACACCACCTTCACCCTCCTCTCCACCCCCATATATACACAAGGATCCACCATACTATTACAAGTCCCCACCACCCCCTTCACCATCTCCTCCACCACCATACTACTATAAATCTCCCCCACCACCCTCACCCTCTCCACCCCCACCTTACTATTACAAGTCTCCTCCACCACCTTCACCATCTCCTCCACCACCATACTATTACAAATCTCCTCCTCCTCCATCTCCTATTCCCCATACACCTTACTATTACAAATCTCCCCCACCACCTTCACCATCTCCTCCACCACCATACTATTACAAATCTCCTCCTCCTCCATCTCCTATTCCCCATACACCTTACTATTACAAATCTCCCCCACCACCTTCACCATCTCCTCCACCACCATACTATTACAAATCTCCTCCTCCTCCATCTCCTATTCCCCGTACCCCTTACTATTACAAATCTCCCCCACCACCTTCACCATCTCCTCCACCACCATACTATTACAAATCTCCTCCTCCTCCATCTCCTATTCCCCGTACACCTTACTATTACAAATCTCCCCCACCACCTTCACCATCTCCTCCACCACCATACTACTACAA ATCTCCCCCACCACCTTCACCGTCTCCTCCACCACCATATTACTACAAATCTCCTCCCCCTCCGTCTCCTATTCCCCACACACCTTACTACTACAAGTCCCCACCACCACCAAAGGTCCTTCCACCACCATACTATTACAATTCTCCTCCTCCACCTGTTGTGTATCCTCACCCATATCCCTACCACCACTCACTTATTGTGAGGGTAGTCGGTAAAGTCTACAGCTTCAGATGTTATGATTGGAATTATCCTGCAAAGTCTCATAACAAGAAACATCTCAAAG GAGCTGTTGTTGAGGTGACATGCAAAGCCGGGAGCAAAATTGTCAAGGCTTATGGAAAAACTAAGAACAATGGAAAGTATGCCATCACAGTTAAGGACTTTGACTATGTCAAATATGGTTCGACAGTGTGCAAGGCTACCCTTTATGCTCCACCTAAGGGTTCACCCTTCAACATTCCTACAAAGCTAAATCAAGGAACAAAGTTGTACTTGAAATCCAAAGACAAGTACGAGGTTGTGCTCAAGGCTAAGCCATTTGCTTATGCTTCAAAGAAACATTTCAAAGAATGTGAGAAGCCTAAGCCTTCACCAACTCCTTTCTACAACTCACCACCTCCACCCGTCCATTATTACTCACCTCCATATTACTACAAGTCACCCCCTCCCCCTGTGAAAGCGGCACCAACTCCTTACTACTACAAATCACCTCCACCACCCGCACCGGTTTACAAGTACAACTCCCCACCTCCACCAGTCCATTATTATTCACCACCATATACCTACAAGTCACCTCCTCCACCTGTGAAAACGGCACCAACTCCTTACTACTATAAATCACCTCCACCACCCGCACCGGTTTACAAGTACAACTCCCCACCTCCACCGGTCCATTATTATTCACCACCATATACCTACAAGTCACCTCCTCCACCTGTGAAAACGGCACCAACTCCTTACTACTATAAATCACCTCCACCACCCGCACCGGTTTACAAGTACAACTCCCCACCTCCACCGGTCCATTATTATTCACCACCATATACCTACAAGTCACCTCCTCCCCCTGTGAAAGTAGCACCAACTCCATACTACTACAAATCACCTCCACCTCCTGCACCGGTTTATAAGTACAACTCACCTCCTCCACCAGTCCATTATTATTCTCCTCCATACTACTATAAGTCACCACCCCCACCATCACCATCCCCTCCTCCACCTTATTATTACAAATCTCCTCCTCCACCGAAAGAGATTTCACACCCTCCATACTACTATAAGTCACCACCCCCACCATCCCCATCACCTCCTCCACCATACTATTACAAGTCCCCCCCTCCACCATCACCatctccaccaccaccataCTATTACAAGTCACCACCTCCACCATCCCCATCCCCTCCTCCACCATATTACTATAAGTCACCAGCTCCACCATCCCCATCCCCTCCTCCACCATACTATTATAAGTCCCCACCTCCACCGTCACCAGCTCCACCACCACCTTACTATTATAAGTCACCACCCCCACCATCACCATCCCCTCCCCCTCCATATTATTACAAATCTCCTCCACCACCATCCCCATCACCACAACATCCCTACTATTACAAATCACCTCCACCACCATCGCCATCACCACCACCTCCCTACTATTACAAATCACCTCCACCACCATCACCATCGCCTCCACCTCCATACTACTACAAAAGCCCCCCTCCACCTTCTCCCTCTCCTCCTCCCCCATATTACTACAAatctccaccaccaccatcaccatcaccaccCCCTCCCTACTATTACAAATCACCTCCACCACCGTCACCATCACCGCCACCTCCTTACTATTACAAATCTCCCCCACCTCCATCTCCATCTCCACCACCTCCTTATCACTATCAAAGTCCTCCTCCACCATCTCCCATTTCTCATCCTCCCTACTACTACAAATCCCCTCCACCACCGTCTCCATCTCCTCCACCTCCGTACCATTACGTGAGTCCTCCCCCACCAGTAAAGTCTCCTCCACCATCAGTTTACGTTTATGCTTCTCCACCACCACCCATCTACCATTAA
- the LOC25482594 gene encoding extensin-2 isoform X1 — protein MTARASCPKMGHFWPQMAMALAIVLISTTMVSASDSYIYSSPPPPYEYKSPPPPSPSPPPPYVYKSPPPPSSSPPPPYEHKAPSYEYKSPPPPTSSPPPPYVYKSPPPPSPSPSPPYVYKSPPPPSPSPPPPYVYKSPPPPSPSPPPPYYYKSPPPPSPSPPPPYYYKSPPPPSPSPPPPYYYKSPPPPSPSPPPPYYYKSPPPPSPSPPPPYYYKSPTPPSPSSPPPYIHKDPPYYYKSPPPPSPSPPPPYYYKSPPPPSPSPPPPYYYKSPPPPSPSPPPPYYYKSPPPPSPIPHTPYYYKSPPPPSPSPPPPYYYKSPPPPSPIPHTPYYYKSPPPPSPSPPPPYYYKSPPPPSPIPRTPYYYKSPPPPSPSPPPPYYYKSPPPPSPIPRTPYYYKSPPPPSPSPPPPYYYKSPPHPSPIPHTPYYYTSPPPPSPSPPPPYYYKSPPPPSPIPHTPYYYKSPPPPKVLPPPYYYNSPPPPVVYPHPYPYHHSLIVRVVGKVYSFRCYDWNYPAKSHNKKHLKGAVVEVTCKAGSKIVKAYGKTKNNGKYAITVKDFDYVKYGSTVCKATLYAPPKGSPFNIPTKLNQGTKLYLKSKDKYEVVLKAKPFAYASKKHFKECEKPKPSPTPFYNSPPPPVHYYSPPYYYKSPPPPVKAAPTPYYYKSPPPPAPVYKYNSPPPPVHYYSPPYTYKSPPPPVKTAPTPYYYKSPPPPAPVYKYNSPPPPVHYYSPPYTYKSPPPPVKTAPTPYYYKSPPPPAPVYKYNSPPPPVHYYSPPYTYKSPPPPVKVAPTPYYYKSPPPPAPVYKYNSPPPPVHYYSPPYYYKSPPPPSPSPPPPYYYKSPPPPKEISHPPYYYKSPPPPSPSPPPPYYYKSPPPPSPSPPPPYYYKSPPPPSPSPPPPYYYKSPAPPSPSPPPPYYYKSPPPPSPAPPPPYYYKSPPPPSPSPPPPYYYKSPPPPSPSPQHPYYYKSPPPPSPSPPPPYYYKSPPPPSPSPPPPYYYKSPPPPSPSPPPPYYYKSPPPPSPSPPPPYYYKSPPPPSPSPPPPYYYKSPPPPSPSPPPPYHYQSPPPPSPISHPPYYYKSPPPPSPSPPPPYHYVSPPPPVKSPPPSVYVYASPPPPIYH, from the exons ATGACTGCTAGGGCTAGTTGCCCCAAAATGGGGCATTTTTGGCCACAAATGGCAATGGCATTGGCCATTGTTTTGATTTCTACTACTATGGTTTCTGCTTCTGATAGCTACATTTACTCTTCGCCTCCACCACCTTATGAGTACAAGTCCCCACCACCGCCGTCTCCCTCACCACCTCCTCCTTATGTGTATAAGTCACCACCTCCCCCATCCTCGTCACCCCCACCACCATATGAGCACAAGGCTCCATCTTATGAGTACAagtcaccaccaccaccaacttCTTCACCACCACCTCCTTATGTATACAagtcaccaccaccaccatctccTTCACCGTCACCTCCTTATGTGTACAAGTCACCACCACCTCCATCCCCATCACCCCCACCTCCTTACGTGTACAAGTCACCACCACCACCCTCGCCTTCCCCGCCCCCACCATACTATTACAAGTCTCCTCCACCACCCTCGCCTTCCCCACCGCCACCATACTATTACAAGAGTCCTCCACCACCCTCTCCTTCACCTCCACCTCCTTACTACTATAAATCGCCTCCACCACCCTCACCTTCCCCTCCCCCACCATACTATTACAAGTCTCCTCCACCACCATCTCCCTCACCACCTCCTCCATATTACTACAAGTCTCCCACACCACCTTCACCCTCCTCTCCACCCCCATATATACACAAGGATCCACCATACTATTACAAGTCCCCACCACCCCCTTCACCATCTCCTCCACCACCATACTACTATAAATCTCCCCCACCACCCTCACCCTCTCCACCCCCACCTTACTATTACAAGTCTCCTCCACCACCTTCACCATCTCCTCCACCACCATACTATTACAAATCTCCTCCTCCTCCATCTCCTATTCCCCATACACCTTACTATTACAAATCTCCCCCACCACCTTCACCATCTCCTCCACCACCATACTATTACAAATCTCCTCCTCCTCCATCTCCTATTCCCCATACACCTTACTATTACAAATCTCCCCCACCACCTTCACCATCTCCTCCACCACCATACTATTACAAATCTCCTCCTCCTCCATCTCCTATTCCCCGTACCCCTTACTATTACAAATCTCCCCCACCACCTTCACCATCTCCTCCACCACCATACTATTACAAATCTCCTCCTCCTCCATCTCCTATTCCCCGTACACCTTACTATTACAAATCTCCCCCACCACCTTCACCATCTCCTCCACCACCATACTACTACAAATCCCCTCCTCATCCATCTCCCATTCCCCATACACCTTACTATTACACATCTCCCCCACCACCTTCACCGTCTCCTCCACCACCATATTACTACAAATCTCCTCCCCCTCCGTCTCCTATTCCCCACACACCTTACTACTACAAGTCCCCACCACCACCAAAGGTCCTTCCACCACCATACTATTACAATTCTCCTCCTCCACCTGTTGTGTATCCTCACCCATATCCCTACCACCACTCACTTATTGTGAGGGTAGTCGGTAAAGTCTACAGCTTCAGATGTTATGATTGGAATTATCCTGCAAAGTCTCATAACAAGAAACATCTCAAAG GAGCTGTTGTTGAGGTGACATGCAAAGCCGGGAGCAAAATTGTCAAGGCTTATGGAAAAACTAAGAACAATGGAAAGTATGCCATCACAGTTAAGGACTTTGACTATGTCAAATATGGTTCGACAGTGTGCAAGGCTACCCTTTATGCTCCACCTAAGGGTTCACCCTTCAACATTCCTACAAAGCTAAATCAAGGAACAAAGTTGTACTTGAAATCCAAAGACAAGTACGAGGTTGTGCTCAAGGCTAAGCCATTTGCTTATGCTTCAAAGAAACATTTCAAAGAATGTGAGAAGCCTAAGCCTTCACCAACTCCTTTCTACAACTCACCACCTCCACCCGTCCATTATTACTCACCTCCATATTACTACAAGTCACCCCCTCCCCCTGTGAAAGCGGCACCAACTCCTTACTACTACAAATCACCTCCACCACCCGCACCGGTTTACAAGTACAACTCCCCACCTCCACCAGTCCATTATTATTCACCACCATATACCTACAAGTCACCTCCTCCACCTGTGAAAACGGCACCAACTCCTTACTACTATAAATCACCTCCACCACCCGCACCGGTTTACAAGTACAACTCCCCACCTCCACCGGTCCATTATTATTCACCACCATATACCTACAAGTCACCTCCTCCACCTGTGAAAACGGCACCAACTCCTTACTACTATAAATCACCTCCACCACCCGCACCGGTTTACAAGTACAACTCCCCACCTCCACCGGTCCATTATTATTCACCACCATATACCTACAAGTCACCTCCTCCCCCTGTGAAAGTAGCACCAACTCCATACTACTACAAATCACCTCCACCTCCTGCACCGGTTTATAAGTACAACTCACCTCCTCCACCAGTCCATTATTATTCTCCTCCATACTACTATAAGTCACCACCCCCACCATCACCATCCCCTCCTCCACCTTATTATTACAAATCTCCTCCTCCACCGAAAGAGATTTCACACCCTCCATACTACTATAAGTCACCACCCCCACCATCCCCATCACCTCCTCCACCATACTATTACAAGTCCCCCCCTCCACCATCACCatctccaccaccaccataCTATTACAAGTCACCACCTCCACCATCCCCATCCCCTCCTCCACCATATTACTATAAGTCACCAGCTCCACCATCCCCATCCCCTCCTCCACCATACTATTATAAGTCCCCACCTCCACCGTCACCAGCTCCACCACCACCTTACTATTATAAGTCACCACCCCCACCATCACCATCCCCTCCCCCTCCATATTATTACAAATCTCCTCCACCACCATCCCCATCACCACAACATCCCTACTATTACAAATCACCTCCACCACCATCGCCATCACCACCACCTCCCTACTATTACAAATCACCTCCACCACCATCACCATCGCCTCCACCTCCATACTACTACAAAAGCCCCCCTCCACCTTCTCCCTCTCCTCCTCCCCCATATTACTACAAatctccaccaccaccatcaccatcaccaccCCCTCCCTACTATTACAAATCACCTCCACCACCGTCACCATCACCGCCACCTCCTTACTATTACAAATCTCCCCCACCTCCATCTCCATCTCCACCACCTCCTTATCACTATCAAAGTCCTCCTCCACCATCTCCCATTTCTCATCCTCCCTACTACTACAAATCCCCTCCACCACCGTCTCCATCTCCTCCACCTCCGTACCATTACGTGAGTCCTCCCCCACCAGTAAAGTCTCCTCCACCATCAGTTTACGTTTATGCTTCTCCACCACCACCCATCTACCATTAA
- the LOC25482594 gene encoding extensin-2 isoform X3 — protein MTARASCPKMGHFWPQMAMALAIVLISTTMVSASDSYIYSSPPPPYEYKSPPPPSPSPPPPYVYKSPPPPSSSPPPPYEHKAPSYEYKSPPPPTSSPPPPYVYKSPPPPSPSPSPPYVYKSPPPPSPSPPPPYVYKSPPPPSPSPPPPYYYKSPPPPSPSPPPPYYYKSPPPPSPSPPPPYYYKSPPPPSPSPPPPYYYKSPPPPSPSPPPPYYYKSPTPPSPSSPPPYIHKDPPYYYKSPPPPSPSPPPPYYYKSPPPPSPSPPPPYYYKSPPPPSPSPPPPYYYKSPPPPSPIPHTPYYYKSPPPPSPSPPPPYYYKSPPPPSPIPHTPYYYKSPPPPSPSPPPPYYYKSPPPPSPIPRTPYYYKSPPPPSPSPPPPYYYKSPPPPSPIPRTPYYYKSPPPPSPSPPPPYYYKSPPHPSPIPHTPYYYTSPPPPSPSPPPPYYYKSPPPPSPIPHTPYYYKSPPPPKVLPPPYYYNSPPPPVVYPHPYPYHHSLIVRVVGKVYSFRCYDWNYPAKSHNKKHLKGAVVEVTCKAGSKIVKAYGKTKNNGKYAITVKDFDYVKYGSTVCKATLYAPPKGSPFNIPTKLNQGTKLYLKSKDKYEVVLKAKPFAYASKKHFKECEKPKPSPTPFYNSPPPPVHYYSPPYYYKSPPPPVKAAPTPYYYKSPPPPAPVYKYNSPPPPVHYYSPPYTYKSPPPPVKTAPTPYYYKSPPPPAPVYKYNSPPPPVHYYSPPYTYKSPPPPVKTAPTPYYYKSPPPPAPVYKYNSPPPPVHYYSPPYTYKSPPPPVKVAPTPYYYKSPPPPAPVYKYNSPPPPVHYYSPPYYYKSPPPPSPSPPPPYYYKSPPPPKEISHPPYYYKSPPPPSPSPPPPYYYKSPPPPSPSPPPPYYYKSPAPPSPSPPPPYYYKSPPPPSPAPPPPYYYKSPPPPSPSPPPPYYYKSPPPPSPSPQHPYYYKSPPPPSPSPPPPYYYKSPPPPSPSPPPPYYYKSPPPPSPSPPPPYYYKSPPPPSPSPPPPYYYKSPPPPSPSPPPPYYYKSPPPPSPSPPPPYHYQSPPPPSPISHPPYYYKSPPPPSPSPPPPYHYVSPPPPVKSPPPSVYVYASPPPPIYH, from the exons ATGACTGCTAGGGCTAGTTGCCCCAAAATGGGGCATTTTTGGCCACAAATGGCAATGGCATTGGCCATTGTTTTGATTTCTACTACTATGGTTTCTGCTTCTGATAGCTACATTTACTCTTCGCCTCCACCACCTTATGAGTACAAGTCCCCACCACCGCCGTCTCCCTCACCACCTCCTCCTTATGTGTATAAGTCACCACCTCCCCCATCCTCGTCACCCCCACCACCATATGAGCACAAGGCTCCATCTTATGAGTACAagtcaccaccaccaccaacttCTTCACCACCACCTCCTTATGTATACAagtcaccaccaccaccatctccTTCACCGTCACCTCCTTATGTGTACAAGTCACCACCACCTCCATCCCCATCACCCCCACCTCCTTACGTGTACAAGTCACCACCACCACCCTCGCCTTCCCCGCCCCCACCATACTATTACAAGTCTCCTCCACCACCCTCGCCTTCCCCACCGCCACCATACTATTACAAGAGTCCTCCACCACCCTCTCCTTCACCTCCACCTCCTTACTACTATAAATCGCCTCCACCACCCTCACCTTCCCCTCCCCCACCATACTATTACAAGTCTCCTCCACCACCATCTCCCTCACCACCTCCTCCATATTACTACAAGTCTCCCACACCACCTTCACCCTCCTCTCCACCCCCATATATACACAAGGATCCACCATACTATTACAAGTCCCCACCACCCCCTTCACCATCTCCTCCACCACCATACTACTATAAATCTCCCCCACCACCCTCACCCTCTCCACCCCCACCTTACTATTACAAGTCTCCTCCACCACCTTCACCATCTCCTCCACCACCATACTATTACAAATCTCCTCCTCCTCCATCTCCTATTCCCCATACACCTTACTATTACAAATCTCCCCCACCACCTTCACCATCTCCTCCACCACCATACTATTACAAATCTCCTCCTCCTCCATCTCCTATTCCCCATACACCTTACTATTACAAATCTCCCCCACCACCTTCACCATCTCCTCCACCACCATACTATTACAAATCTCCTCCTCCTCCATCTCCTATTCCCCGTACCCCTTACTATTACAAATCTCCCCCACCACCTTCACCATCTCCTCCACCACCATACTATTACAAATCTCCTCCTCCTCCATCTCCTATTCCCCGTACACCTTACTATTACAAATCTCCCCCACCACCTTCACCATCTCCTCCACCACCATACTACTACAAATCCCCTCCTCATCCATCTCCCATTCCCCATACACCTTACTATTACACATCTCCCCCACCACCTTCACCGTCTCCTCCACCACCATATTACTACAAATCTCCTCCCCCTCCGTCTCCTATTCCCCACACACCTTACTACTACAAGTCCCCACCACCACCAAAGGTCCTTCCACCACCATACTATTACAATTCTCCTCCTCCACCTGTTGTGTATCCTCACCCATATCCCTACCACCACTCACTTATTGTGAGGGTAGTCGGTAAAGTCTACAGCTTCAGATGTTATGATTGGAATTATCCTGCAAAGTCTCATAACAAGAAACATCTCAAAG GAGCTGTTGTTGAGGTGACATGCAAAGCCGGGAGCAAAATTGTCAAGGCTTATGGAAAAACTAAGAACAATGGAAAGTATGCCATCACAGTTAAGGACTTTGACTATGTCAAATATGGTTCGACAGTGTGCAAGGCTACCCTTTATGCTCCACCTAAGGGTTCACCCTTCAACATTCCTACAAAGCTAAATCAAGGAACAAAGTTGTACTTGAAATCCAAAGACAAGTACGAGGTTGTGCTCAAGGCTAAGCCATTTGCTTATGCTTCAAAGAAACATTTCAAAGAATGTGAGAAGCCTAAGCCTTCACCAACTCCTTTCTACAACTCACCACCTCCACCCGTCCATTATTACTCACCTCCATATTACTACAAGTCACCCCCTCCCCCTGTGAAAGCGGCACCAACTCCTTACTACTACAAATCACCTCCACCACCCGCACCGGTTTACAAGTACAACTCCCCACCTCCACCAGTCCATTATTATTCACCACCATATACCTACAAGTCACCTCCTCCACCTGTGAAAACGGCACCAACTCCTTACTACTATAAATCACCTCCACCACCCGCACCGGTTTACAAGTACAACTCCCCACCTCCACCGGTCCATTATTATTCACCACCATATACCTACAAGTCACCTCCTCCACCTGTGAAAACGGCACCAACTCCTTACTACTATAAATCACCTCCACCACCCGCACCGGTTTACAAGTACAACTCCCCACCTCCACCGGTCCATTATTATTCACCACCATATACCTACAAGTCACCTCCTCCCCCTGTGAAAGTAGCACCAACTCCATACTACTACAAATCACCTCCACCTCCTGCACCGGTTTATAAGTACAACTCACCTCCTCCACCAGTCCATTATTATTCTCCTCCATACTACTATAAGTCACCACCCCCACCATCACCATCCCCTCCTCCACCTTATTATTACAAATCTCCTCCTCCACCGAAAGAGATTTCACACCCTCCATACTACTATAAGTCACCACCCCCACCATCCCCATCACCTCCTCCACCATACTATTACAA GTCACCACCTCCACCATCCCCATCCCCTCCTCCACCATATTACTATAAGTCACCAGCTCCACCATCCCCATCCCCTCCTCCACCATACTATTATAAGTCCCCACCTCCACCGTCACCAGCTCCACCACCACCTTACTATTATAAGTCACCACCCCCACCATCACCATCCCCTCCCCCTCCATATTATTACAAATCTCCTCCACCACCATCCCCATCACCACAACATCCCTACTATTACAAATCACCTCCACCACCATCGCCATCACCACCACCTCCCTACTATTACAAATCACCTCCACCACCATCACCATCGCCTCCACCTCCATACTACTACAAAAGCCCCCCTCCACCTTCTCCCTCTCCTCCTCCCCCATATTACTACAAatctccaccaccaccatcaccatcaccaccCCCTCCCTACTATTACAAATCACCTCCACCACCGTCACCATCACCGCCACCTCCTTACTATTACAAATCTCCCCCACCTCCATCTCCATCTCCACCACCTCCTTATCACTATCAAAGTCCTCCTCCACCATCTCCCATTTCTCATCCTCCCTACTACTACAAATCCCCTCCACCACCGTCTCCATCTCCTCCACCTCCGTACCATTACGTGAGTCCTCCCCCACCAGTAAAGTCTCCTCCACCATCAGTTTACGTTTATGCTTCTCCACCACCACCCATCTACCATTAA